A stretch of DNA from Poecilia reticulata strain Guanapo linkage group LG18, Guppy_female_1.0+MT, whole genome shotgun sequence:
ATAATGACCAAAACAACACACAGGAATTGTTAAGGTCAGTTAAATTGTCATTGCGGGACCTAAATAGACACCAGCTAACAGAAATGGCTCTGTGGCTCAACtatattaaatgatgaaatattgccctgttttttgtttcgttCTTTTTTAATTGTCTCCCATTAGTACCCCAAGTAAATTTATTcacatacatttattattattgatacttttattaAAGATCAGTTGTACAAGTTTATGTCATTGGGGAAGGGGGCGAAGACATGTTAGCATACACCTCAGAAAGCCCCTGTTCTTCAatatttatgttgtgttttaaattagaatGTTGTAATAAAGAATTGTGTTGATatacattgtgtttttattgatattacAAACATTAAGTTGTCTGGGACAGAAAAGGCATCTACAGCTGACCCAGATGCCTCAATGAATAACGGGCCAGCAGAGCCCGGGTCTGGTTTGCCAGAGGTGAAACAGTTTATGGGCCAGTTGGTGTGTCCTCACCTGGTCCACACCTGGCCCACAAACCATTGTCCatcaggttctggtccagttctggtGATTCTGTGCGAATACAGCAACGTGGCATTTTGTGTAATTCCTGAGGTGATGTTTGCATTAGCTGTATTAACTGGCAAACCTGTTTCTATTTCACAGAAATTATGCTATTTCTGTGAAATAGCATAATTTCACAGAAACTTCATATCAGCGTCAGCAGAAAACTGGACTCTGTTCAGAGATGTCATAAATCCCTgatttcaggaaaaaataatgtttgtttaaaccaaATGATTATTTGTACAAAATATGCAGTTGGCCAGacaggaaatatttataaattagacatttttcctCTGTCCCTGATAAGGGACACTTACTGAACTGAACTTGAGAAGCCACCAGTTTAAATCTGTCTGAAAACAACCTATATTATTACATACCAATGTTTATAACAGTCCTAACTCAGTTTTTATTGTGTCAAGTGAGACAAAGCTATTTTGAACTGGATCTACCAGGTTCTCTACAGTTTCTGGTTCCATTTAACTAACTATTGCTCCATCTTCCTGCTACCCACTGCAGCCCAGCAGCAGACCTGCAGCTGTAGGCCAGAGGCCACAGGAAGAAACAGTGGAGGAAGACTGGcacagcaggtcaaaggtcaaaaacCCACCAACCCTACACCATGATTCCCAAGGTGCCCAGGCATGCAAATGGTGCACCATGCTGACCTGGTTTCCCCTCCACCAAAGGGAATAAGCTGCTCTATTGATTCCTCTGGACAGCAGCTACAGTAATGAACTGATGCTCCATCGGCATGGAGACAATTCTAACCCTAACTAAAAACAATAAGCGTTAAggaaagctgctgctgaattAATTTATAGTAACATAAGTCAGACAAACTCCAGACTGCATAAAAGTTACTTTGGAATAAAGTGTTCCCTTCATATTGAGAACAGAGAGGATGATATCATCCTGACACCAGAGAGGTTCTGCTTCTGGCTCTAGTGATGGAGATAAAAACCAACTGAACTGGATGAATGacaataaactgataaaaatcattataaatcaatcatttattacataaaacacaaactgacagGAGGTTCTGTTCACTGTTAGCGCAGATAAAAGCCATCAGGTTGGAGTTTCTGCTAAAGGAAGAATTTAAAGTCAACGTTAAACTTTcaaagcatccatccatccatccatccatccatccatccatccatccatccatccatccatccatccatccatccatccatccatccatccatccatccatNtccatccatccatccatccatccatccatccatccatccatccatccatccatccatccatccatccatccatccatccatccatccatccatccgggGTCGGATTGTGGGGggagcagcttcagaagggaggcaaagacttccctctctccaaccacttcttccagctcctccgggggaatccagtgtgtcctgggtcttccccgaggcctcttcccggtgggacgtgcccggaacacctaaccagggaggcgtccaggaggcatcctgccCAGGTGCCTGAGCCTCTTCAATTGGCTCCTctcgatgtggaggagcagcggctctactctgagtccctcctggatgaccgagcttctcaccctatctctaaaggagagcccagacaccctgcggaggaaacccatttcagccgcttgtacccgtgatctcgttctatCAGTCAAAGTAGTTTATATAAAATTCACAtcagtgatgaagaggagaaactgattaaaatgaagacaaaaaaaaaaaaagtttaatactGAACATAACTAAGAGATAAATCATCAACCAATCAGCTGCACTTGTTCCTTTTGATCACGAAGTAAATTCCCACAGCGGCTCCCAGCAGGCCGATGGTCAGACCGACTCCACAGAAGATAGTCGGACCGAGACCGGACTGAGGATTGTTCAGCTCCACATCTGGAGACAGAGACAAGAAACATCTGGATGTTTGATTTCATAAGGTTTAATCAGGTTTATCATTAATTTAAAGGCTCCCCTTCAGGATTTCAGTCTAGTTAAAGTCTCCTCACCCCAGGTCCTGGTCTGTGGTTTTGTCAGAGCCACATGCTCCACGGAGCAGCTGTAGATGTCTCCCATCTGAGGGACGAACTGCAGCCTGGAGATCTGGGTGAAGGTGAAGTCCTTGTTGAGGAAGGGAACGTTGATGCTGGTTCCTTCAGTCACTTCCTGACCGTTTTTGGTCCAGGAGACATTGACTGGAGCCGGATAGAAACCAGAGACGTGACAGATCAGGATGTTCTTCTCTCCCAGCTCCACATCGTCTCTGGGGTAAATCGTCATGCCGTAGGGGGGGTCTGAGGAGAAACCGGGAGGTTAACTGGAGGAACAGGACCTGATGGAGAGTCTGATCCAGGATGGATCAGAGCAGAATGTCTGATGGTGGACCGGATAGATCAGAGTCTACCACATTCACAACTCAGAGCATCAAAAAAGCAGAACTGATGACCTGCTTTACTGTAACTCGGTAAATGGTAAACCATGGAGAAATCTACAGACCTAAAGTGTTTCAGGTCAAGTTGGCAGCAGAACTCACCTAAAGGTTtgtccatattttatttttctaaactgaataaaactctGAGTTTAGAACATGTAGGGCTTTAGGACGGGTTCTGGAAAAGTCAATCTCTGAGCATCAGTCAGTTCATTTTCTCCAGGTCAGATTTCTGGTTCAGGAATTGACCGACTCTGGAAATGTCACATGGGACTGTCTAGTATTCACCTGTGTGGATTTTCTAGACTAGATTTCAGAGATGACAGTTTAATAATTACTGGATTTACAGGAGCTGCTGGTTCACTGAAGTTcattttatggatttatttacattaatttcactgaattcatttgttttagtgATGGCAGCTTACTTTCATGTgttgaattaacttaaaatgtacatgtttaactaaacatttaactttaaccTGAAACAGTTAACTtcaacattgtgtttttatcctGTCTGATGTCATGATGAAAGATTCACTTTGGATTTTGGCTACAGCTAgaggaggaaaccagagaaaacaaaactgttcattgttttcagtttaaccCTGGTTTCCACATTTAAAGAGGtaaagttttgttgttctttactcataattaatattttaaggtGATTTCAGTGTCACAGATTGAAACCATGAACTACAGGACATTGTTACGGTTAAAATAAGTAAGACGTTTTGAGGTGTTGACAGTTTAACCCTGACCTTTAAACTCTGGCTGCTCAGCCTGTTTCTACTCTTCCTGAATAGTTTTACTTCCACCTCACCTCCCAGCAGCTCATCTGGTTTCTCATTGTGTCGTttttaatctggattaaatctttttttttggtgctctGCCTGAGCTCACTCACTATTGGCTGATAACACAGGTGCTGCCTTCTGATTGgtcagggggcggggctaaccGGCAGCGGGTCTGTTAGAGATTAGAAATAAACTGATGGAATAGTTTCCAGAGGAACTGGaccagaactggaccagaactgGACCCAGACCATCAGTACGAGctactttgttttattctattacGGGATGTTGCCAGTAACCATCATCGTCTTTACTGGGAGCAGAAGACAGTTATTGTTTATCAACTAtgtaaagatgaaaatgataaattcctgtttaatttctaattatCCAGCCTGACTGAATCTCTGTGggaatattttattattctcagtttcttttggtttctgatgtctattttaaagttttgtaactaaattatttaactttacaaaTTTATTGATAGTtagataaaataaagttaataaaatgaagAGTTTTACTTATGTTATTTAATGAATTAGATggatcaaatgaaaataatatatatacaACCCAGAGTAGAATATCTGCTTTCATAAATTAAGAAAGCCCTGCATGTTATTAATGCTTAATAAACAGTTAATAGAGTGataacattaaattaatatgaactgTAAAAAACTGGAAGAGCTTTAATTAACATCACATCTCAGATTTTAGACAACATTTTCCTCACTGGACTGgacttatttgattattaatattgtgatttgttaataataaacatttcaatataaaaatgatcagctgatcagaggtgaaaataaatcagtttaaataaatattgttcttCACCGTTTTCATCTGGGATGTCCTTCATGGCAGTGCGCATCGTCTTCAGGTTCATTCTGCAGACCTGTTGATTAGCCACAGCTAATTCATAACCTCCTGGGTAGCTTATATTATCAACAAAAGGAGGCAGAGGTTCGACTCCTTCTCCCCTCTGGAAGTTGGCGTACCACAGCACTTCTCTATCCAGAGCGTACACAGACTCTCCATCAGAGTCTGAACATCCATCGACATGACGGTCCTCATGTAGAactaaaaacacagagagaaaaacttaTGACGAACCTGGAGCAGAACCTCCAGGACCCCGTAGGTCTATCAGAACCAGTTTGGACCCGGTCAGAACCAGAATAACTCACCACCAGCAGAGACCCAGAGGACCccactgaggaagaggagcagcttcATCTTCATCAGTCAGAGTCTCAGAGACTCTGAGAgaaactgaagctgctgctggaaccAAACGCTGGCAGAAGCCAATCAGAGGGCAGGAGggctgtgacatcatcagcagCTAGGCAGGGAAAGGCTGGAGCTCCAGAACCAGTCCTGGAGACCAGGAACCAGTTCCTTAGATTAGAGAGAGAACCAGATTAGACCAGATTAGAGAGAGAAACCCATTTCTCTCTCTAATCTTCAGCCTCAGTCTCTTCTACCCGGTAACCAGTGATGCAAAGGTCATGTGACCCTGTTCTGGTTTTTACAGCAGTTCCCATCAGAACCAGTTAGTTCCTCTGActggaagagagagagacatggCTCCATCACCGCTCTGCTGGCTGCTGATCGTCATCACCATAAACTCTGCTGGTATGATCAATAACTGATAATATAATCAATACTCTGGTAATAACTGATAACCACTGATCAATAAGTTATATGGATCAATATTCAGAGTTTAAACTGCATCATTCTGTAGCGCAATAAGGATCAATAATCTGATCACTGATCAATACTATAGCTAATATCTGGATCAATAGTCTCTTATTCTGGATCAGTTCTGCTGGAGAATCAGTGATGCAGATTCAAAACTGATCaatgttttgattaattattgatCATTAATATGCTAATAATTACTTCAGGCcattcaaatgtattgattgGTAATCTATGTGAAGTTGATCAAATGAACACATGGTAGGATCAATAACTGACAGTAAATCAATGCTAAGGTTCTGTTTTGGTTCCAGACGGATTCAGAAATTGTCATGTGAGTCTTTGTGCCTTTAACTCCACTGAGCTGACAGACATCCAGTTCATCAGCTCCTACATTTACAACAAGATAGAGTATCTCAGGTTTGACAGCAACCTGGGGAAGTTTGTTGGATACACGGAGTTTGGAGTGAAGACTGCTGAACGGTGGAACAGGGATCCTTCATCTATAGCATCGATGAGAGCTCAGAAGGAGACCTACTGCCAATACAACATTGGTGTCGAGTACCAGAATGTTCTGACTAAATCAGGTGAGTTTGATTTGATCATTTCCTGATTGATTGATCAGTTCTGACTGATGATcattaaactgaatatttcagtcttcacttatttattattgattaaCTTAAACATTAAACTCTGATGTCATCAAATGATCAATATTTATCTCTCAGCATGGATCCAACCGCCGCTGATATTAGAGATTGGTAATACTACTGGAGTTAATCAATATTAAATGCGTAGAAATCTTAATAACATCAGAAACGTTTAAAGAATCAATTAAATCTGGAAACAaccaggaaaaagaaaatattttttttctgttaattgtccataaatataaaattcacTATAAAACTTAAATACTGAAGTTACATCTAGTTATTGATGGACTCAGTCTATAACACccagttttattattgttaatgaTCTGTGATTTATCTACAATAATAACTTTAGTTTATCTGAACTCTGGTctatttataattatatttatgtattaattATAACTATATAAAACCCAGGTCTGTTTGGATCAATAACCAGAATCATCAAAGTAAATGTAATAATCTACTTTCATTTTCCCTCCAGTTCTCCTAGCAGCTTCAGTTctggttaaactggttttatcatcaaaaatcaacacagaaactgATCATATTGATATAGTAATATAAATACTTCCTGTTACATCCAGGGATCATCAGAATGGATCATGTATAGATTAATTTGACCTTAATAATAAACCAATAACCTGTCAATAATCTCCCAGTCGCACCTACCGTCACGCTTCACTCCAggacgccccctgctggccaccACCCCTCCATGCTGGTCTGCAGTGTTTATGATTTTTACCCTAAAACCATCGAGGTCGGGTGGCTGAGAGatggacaggaagtgacatcagacGTCACCACCACTGACGAGATGGAGGACGGAGACTGGTACTACCAGATCCACTCCACGCTGGAGTACACGCCCAggtgggtcagaaccagaaccagaaccactggGAATACTGGGACCATAATAACCAGAACCAGTATAACCAGTAAAACCACTGGGACCCTTAAGACCAGAACCACTGGCACTACCAGGTCCACTCTACGCTGCAGTACACACTCTGGGTCACGaccagaaccagtagaaccactGGGGTCTGACCCAttttcctgctggttctgacccagttctgtTCCTCTCTCTTCAGACCTGGAGAGCGGATCTCCTGCAGGGTGGAACATGCCAGCCTGAAGGAGCCTCTGATAACCGAATGGGGTAAGAAGGAGGACGACTGGAGACACCTGGAGGACAGAACACCTGTCTCACCTGTCCTCATATCTCACCTGTCCTCATGTCTTCCCCTGTCCTCCTCCTGTCCAAACATGTCCCCACgtctctgtcctcttcctctctgtccttCCAGACCCGTCCATGCCAGAGTCAGAGAGGAACAAGCTGATCATCGGAGCTTCGGGAATGGTCCTGGGTTT
This window harbors:
- the LOC103480348 gene encoding H-2 class II histocompatibility antigen, A-U alpha chain-like → MKMKLLLFLSGVLWVSAGVLHEDRHVDGCSDSDGESVYALDREVLWYANFQRGEGVEPLPPFVDNISYPGGYELAVANQQVCRMNLKTMRTAMKDIPDENDPPYGMTIYPRDDVELGEKNILICHVSGFYPAPVNVSWTKNGQEVTEGTSINVPFLNKDFTFTQISRLQFVPQMGDIYSCSVEHVALTKPQTRTWDVELNNPQSGLGPTIFCGVGLTIGLLGAAVGIYFVIKRNKCS
- the LOC103480349 gene encoding H-2 class II histocompatibility antigen, E-S beta chain — its product is MAPSPLCWLLIVITINSADGFRNCHVSLCAFNSTELTDIQFISSYIYNKIEYLRFDSNLGKFVGYTEFGVKTAERWNRDPSSIASMRAQKETYCQYNIGVEYQNVLTKSVAPTVTLHSRTPPAGHHPSMLVCSVYDFYPKTIEVGWLRDGQEVTSDVTTTDEMEDGDWYYQIHSTLEYTPRPGERISCRVEHASLKEPLITEWDPSMPESERNKLIIGASGMVLGLILSLAGYIYYKTKPRDISLVAKAIQDSTVPPPEPMAVSGDPTNYLKWKDSFVSLVDWKSISPADKLHLLKRLGRKYLSSWCSDPDEDYKFRMDKDDLKKRIV